Proteins encoded within one genomic window of Jiangella mangrovi:
- a CDS encoding SDR family NAD(P)-dependent oxidoreductase — translation MSPRTALVTGGASGLGAATAQRLRADGVTVTTLDLKGADVDADVTDEASLARVAADVGPVDVLVNSAGVVGPNRPLVETTADDWRRVFEVNVIGTVNTMRAFVPGMRERGWGRVVNIASMAGKDGNPNLSVYSASKAAVIGLTKSAGKELATTGVLVNAIAPAVIATPMNDDTAPEVLAHITSLIPMKRVGRPEEVAELVAFLCSERVSFSTGAVYDISGGRATY, via the coding sequence ATGTCCCCCAGAACGGCACTGGTCACCGGCGGCGCCAGCGGTCTCGGCGCGGCGACGGCACAGCGGCTGCGCGCCGACGGCGTCACCGTCACGACGCTGGACCTGAAGGGCGCCGACGTCGACGCCGACGTCACCGACGAGGCATCGCTGGCGCGGGTCGCCGCCGACGTAGGCCCGGTCGACGTGCTGGTGAACTCCGCGGGCGTCGTCGGGCCGAACCGGCCGCTGGTCGAGACGACGGCCGACGACTGGCGCCGGGTGTTCGAGGTCAACGTCATCGGCACCGTGAACACCATGCGGGCGTTCGTGCCGGGCATGCGCGAGCGCGGCTGGGGCCGGGTGGTGAACATCGCCAGCATGGCCGGCAAGGACGGCAACCCGAACCTGTCGGTGTACTCGGCGTCGAAGGCCGCCGTCATCGGGCTGACGAAGTCCGCGGGCAAGGAGCTGGCCACCACCGGCGTCCTGGTCAACGCCATCGCGCCGGCCGTCATCGCGACCCCGATGAACGACGACACCGCGCCCGAGGTGCTGGCGCACATCACGAGCCTCATCCCGATGAAGCGGGTCGGCCGGCCCGAGGAGGTCGCCGAGCTGGTGGCGTTCCTCTGCTCCGAGCGGGTCAGCTTCTCCACCGGCGCGGTGTACGACATCAGCGGCGGGCGGGCGACCTACTGA
- a CDS encoding FadR/GntR family transcriptional regulator, which produces MSDTALARAVAAAEGLVVDEYEPGARLPGEAELAQRFGVSRLTLREALKVLAGRGLVELGRGRRPVVREPDGSVLSGYFAVAMRRDPHALLELVEIRESLEVLAAGKAARRSGRATAAVLETALERMAGAVDLGEPERERRFHEADAAFHEALALAAGSRMLAFVLEGFEDSLKRSFAASYRGHFARGGDFAEVLGAHRAVVEAVRAHDVPAAEQAMRAHLRQVEKDLRAAIEAAA; this is translated from the coding sequence ATGTCCGACACCGCACTGGCCCGGGCGGTCGCCGCCGCCGAGGGCCTCGTCGTCGACGAGTACGAGCCGGGGGCGCGGCTGCCCGGCGAGGCCGAGCTGGCCCAGCGGTTCGGGGTGAGCCGGCTGACGCTGCGCGAGGCGCTCAAGGTGCTCGCCGGGCGGGGTCTGGTCGAGCTCGGCCGGGGCCGCCGCCCGGTGGTGCGCGAGCCGGACGGCTCGGTGCTGTCGGGCTATTTCGCCGTCGCCATGCGGCGCGACCCGCACGCGTTGCTCGAGCTGGTCGAGATCCGCGAGTCGCTCGAGGTACTGGCCGCGGGCAAGGCCGCGCGCCGCTCCGGCCGGGCGACCGCGGCGGTGCTCGAGACCGCGCTGGAGCGCATGGCCGGCGCCGTCGACCTCGGCGAGCCCGAGCGCGAGCGGCGGTTCCACGAGGCCGACGCCGCCTTCCACGAGGCGCTGGCGCTGGCCGCCGGCAGCCGCATGCTGGCGTTCGTCCTCGAGGGGTTCGAGGACTCCCTGAAGCGCAGCTTCGCCGCCAGCTACCGCGGCCACTTCGCCCGCGGCGGCGACTTCGCCGAGGTCCTGGGCGCGCACCGGGCCGTCGTCGAGGCCGTCCGGGCACACGACGTGCCGGCGGCCGAGCAGGCCATGCGGGCACACCTGCGGCAGGTCGAGAAGGACCTGCGCGCGGCGATCGAGGCGGCGGCGTGA
- a CDS encoding dihydroxy-acid dehydratase, producing MGELRSSQWYGGGDRNAYIHRAWMRRGVPDDAFDGRPQVAIANTASDLTPCNSHLTEVARSVRDGVFEAGGLPLELPVVSLGETQLRPTAMLWRNMAAMATEEMLRANPIDSVVLLGGCDKTIPALLMAAASVDLPAVVVPGGPMLTGTFRGVPLGCGTDVWRLSEEVRAGTLSREEFVRSESAMIRSRGHCNTMGTASTMALVAEALGMVVPGLAGTPAPDSRLLTGAHDTGRLAVELIGAGRRPSTVLTKASFHNAIVALAAIGGSTNAVVHLLAIAGRLGVDLTLDDVDRIGSRVPVLVDLLPAGRFLMDDLHRAGGLRAVLREVRDLLDPTALTVTGKPLVEGLDDAEIWDPEVIRPRSAPLVAEGGIAVLRGNLAPGGALVKPAAASPHLLRHRGPAVVFDSIEDFHARIDDPDLDVTADSVLVLRGCGPRGYPGMPEVSNMPLPKKLLAQGVRDMVRVCDGRMSGTAYGTVVLHVAPEAAAGGPLALVRTGDVVSLDIEARRIDVEVPDDELARREPAAAAVAAYARPARGWQRLYVDHVLQADTGADLDFLLGSSGSDVSRESH from the coding sequence GTGGGCGAGCTCCGCAGCAGTCAGTGGTACGGCGGCGGCGACCGCAACGCCTACATCCATCGCGCGTGGATGCGCCGCGGCGTGCCCGACGACGCGTTCGACGGCCGGCCGCAGGTCGCGATCGCCAACACCGCGTCGGACCTCACGCCCTGCAACTCGCACCTGACGGAGGTCGCACGGTCGGTGCGCGACGGGGTCTTCGAGGCCGGCGGGCTGCCGCTCGAACTGCCCGTCGTGTCGCTGGGCGAGACGCAGCTGCGCCCGACGGCGATGCTCTGGCGGAACATGGCCGCCATGGCGACGGAGGAAATGCTGCGCGCCAACCCGATCGACAGCGTGGTGCTGCTCGGCGGCTGCGACAAGACCATCCCGGCGCTGCTCATGGCCGCCGCGTCGGTCGACCTGCCCGCCGTCGTGGTGCCCGGCGGGCCCATGCTCACCGGCACGTTCCGCGGCGTCCCGCTGGGCTGCGGCACCGACGTGTGGCGGCTGTCCGAGGAGGTCCGGGCCGGGACCCTGTCGCGCGAGGAGTTCGTGCGCTCGGAGTCGGCCATGATCCGCAGTCGCGGCCACTGCAACACCATGGGCACGGCGTCGACCATGGCGCTGGTCGCCGAGGCGCTCGGCATGGTCGTCCCGGGCCTGGCCGGCACGCCCGCGCCGGACAGCCGGCTGCTCACCGGCGCCCACGACACCGGGCGGCTCGCCGTCGAGCTGATCGGCGCCGGCCGCCGGCCCAGCACCGTTCTGACGAAGGCCTCGTTCCACAACGCGATCGTGGCGCTGGCGGCCATCGGCGGCTCCACGAACGCCGTCGTGCACCTGCTGGCCATCGCCGGGCGGCTGGGTGTCGACCTCACGCTCGACGACGTCGATCGCATCGGCTCGCGGGTGCCGGTGCTGGTCGACCTGCTGCCCGCCGGGCGGTTCCTCATGGACGACCTGCACCGCGCCGGCGGGCTGCGCGCGGTGCTCCGCGAGGTACGCGACCTGCTCGACCCCACGGCGCTGACGGTCACCGGCAAGCCGCTGGTCGAGGGCCTGGACGACGCCGAGATCTGGGACCCCGAGGTCATCCGGCCGCGCTCGGCGCCGCTGGTCGCCGAGGGCGGCATCGCGGTGCTGCGCGGCAACCTGGCGCCCGGCGGCGCGCTGGTCAAGCCCGCCGCCGCCTCGCCGCACCTGCTGCGCCACCGCGGACCGGCGGTCGTGTTCGACAGCATCGAGGACTTCCACGCCCGCATCGACGATCCGGACCTCGACGTGACGGCCGACTCCGTCCTGGTGCTGCGCGGCTGCGGCCCGCGCGGCTACCCCGGCATGCCCGAGGTCTCGAACATGCCGCTGCCGAAGAAACTGCTGGCCCAGGGCGTGCGCGACATGGTGCGGGTGTGTGACGGACGCATGAGCGGAACGGCGTACGGCACCGTCGTGCTGCACGTGGCGCCCGAGGCGGCGGCCGGCGGCCCGCTGGCGCTGGTGCGCACCGGCGACGTCGTCAGCCTCGACATCGAGGCGCGGCGCATCGACGTCGAGGTGCCGGACGACGAGCTGGCCCGGCGCGAACCGGCAGCTGCCGCCGTCGCCGCCTATGCGCGCCCCGCCCGCGGCTGGCAGCGGCTCTACGTCGACCACGTGCTGCAGGCCGACACCGGCGCCGACCTCGACTTCCTCCTCGGCTCCAGCGGCTCGGACGTGAGCCGTGAATCCCACTGA
- the eno gene encoding phosphopyruvate hydratase gives MTATTITEVLAWEALDSRGRPTVACRVELAGGATGRAVAPSGASTGGHEARELRDGDPARYGGYGVLRAVASVGATLAPLVTGLDAVDQTAVDAALESADDDPLLGTVGANAVLAVSLATLRAAAASTGRPLWRHAADDGGGAPLLPLPMVNIVSGGAHAGRALDLQDVLAVPVGATSFAQAIEWAARVRAAAADLLDQRGVPTALVADEGGLAGGLDGNEAALALVTDAVQHAGLTPGADVGIAVDLAANQLHDGTGYRLERDGVTLDTAAWLRRLEAWCRDYPVVSLEDVLVEDDWAGWATATGALGATRQLLGDDLFATNAGRLRRGIDDGVANAVLVKANQAGTVSRARHVTELARAAGYATVISARSGDTEDDWLADLAVGWRTGQIKVGSTMRSERTAKWNRLLEIEATAGDGGAAFAGAAALSRSPARR, from the coding sequence ATGACGGCGACGACCATCACCGAGGTGCTGGCCTGGGAGGCGCTGGACTCCCGCGGCCGCCCGACGGTGGCCTGCCGGGTGGAGCTGGCCGGCGGGGCGACGGGCCGCGCGGTGGCGCCGTCGGGCGCGTCGACCGGCGGCCACGAGGCGCGCGAGCTGCGCGACGGCGACCCCGCCCGGTACGGAGGCTACGGCGTGCTCCGGGCGGTCGCGTCGGTGGGCGCGACGCTCGCGCCGCTGGTCACCGGCCTGGACGCCGTCGACCAGACCGCAGTCGACGCCGCCCTCGAGAGCGCCGACGACGACCCGCTGCTCGGCACCGTCGGCGCGAACGCGGTCCTCGCCGTGTCGCTGGCGACGCTGCGGGCGGCGGCCGCGAGCACCGGCCGGCCGCTGTGGCGGCACGCGGCGGACGACGGCGGGGGAGCGCCCCTGCTGCCGCTGCCGATGGTCAACATCGTCTCCGGCGGCGCGCACGCCGGCCGGGCGCTGGACCTGCAGGACGTGCTGGCCGTCCCGGTCGGCGCAACGAGCTTCGCCCAGGCCATCGAGTGGGCCGCGCGGGTCCGCGCGGCCGCCGCGGACCTGCTGGACCAGCGTGGCGTGCCGACGGCGCTGGTCGCCGACGAGGGCGGGCTGGCCGGTGGGCTCGACGGCAACGAGGCCGCGCTCGCGCTGGTCACCGACGCCGTCCAGCACGCGGGCCTCACCCCGGGCGCCGACGTGGGCATCGCCGTCGACCTCGCCGCCAACCAGCTCCACGACGGCACCGGCTACCGGCTCGAGCGCGACGGCGTCACGCTGGACACCGCGGCCTGGCTGCGCCGGCTGGAGGCGTGGTGCCGCGACTACCCGGTGGTGTCGCTCGAGGACGTGCTGGTCGAGGACGACTGGGCGGGCTGGGCGACGGCGACCGGGGCGCTCGGGGCGACGCGGCAGCTGCTCGGCGACGACCTGTTCGCGACGAACGCCGGGCGGCTGCGGCGCGGCATCGACGACGGTGTCGCCAACGCCGTGCTGGTCAAGGCGAACCAGGCCGGCACCGTCAGCCGTGCCCGTCACGTCACCGAGCTGGCTCGAGCCGCCGGCTACGCGACCGTCATCTCCGCGCGCTCCGGCGACACCGAGGACGACTGGCTGGCCGACCTCGCCGTGGGCTGGCGGACCGGGCAGATCAAGGTCGGCTCGACCATGCGCTCGGAGCGCACCGCCAAGTGGAACCGGCTGCTCGAGATCGAGGCGACGGCCGGCGACGGCGGTGCCGCCTTCGCCGGCGCGGCGGCGCTCAGTAGGTCGCCCGCCCGCCGCTGA
- a CDS encoding IclR family transcriptional regulator, with product MDMVGGSAAPGQADDGDRLVGSDRVLAVLKELARHPDGVTLDELTRAIGSPKPTVHRALRSLRRAGLASQDARGHYLLGDEFLRMAFAHHEARPEHVRILPVLEALAERFGETTHYAVLDGREVVYRAKVDPPTGAARLTSTIGGRNPAHATGVGKLLLAHQLTTRDAVDAWVGDGLLERRTAHTVGTAAELHAALELIRARGYALDEEENEAGVGCLALPVYALSPSVPSGALSVSALTYRTPLPTLIDAVDEVRAVLGPLGSAGGSAA from the coding sequence ATGGACATGGTGGGCGGAAGTGCGGCCCCGGGTCAAGCGGACGACGGCGACCGCCTGGTCGGCTCCGACCGCGTGCTGGCGGTGCTCAAGGAACTGGCCCGGCACCCCGACGGCGTCACGCTCGACGAGCTGACGCGCGCGATCGGCAGCCCCAAGCCGACGGTGCACCGGGCGCTGCGCTCGCTGCGCCGGGCGGGCCTGGCGAGCCAGGACGCCCGCGGCCACTACCTGCTGGGCGACGAGTTCCTGCGCATGGCCTTCGCCCACCACGAGGCCCGGCCCGAGCACGTGCGCATCCTGCCGGTGCTCGAGGCGCTGGCCGAGCGGTTCGGCGAGACCACGCACTACGCGGTGCTGGACGGCCGCGAGGTCGTGTACCGCGCGAAGGTCGACCCGCCCACGGGCGCGGCCCGGCTCACGTCGACCATCGGCGGGCGCAACCCGGCGCACGCGACCGGGGTGGGGAAGCTGCTGCTCGCCCACCAGCTGACCACGCGCGACGCCGTCGACGCCTGGGTCGGCGACGGTTTGCTGGAACGGCGGACGGCGCACACCGTCGGCACCGCGGCCGAGCTGCACGCCGCGCTGGAGTTGATCCGCGCGCGCGGCTACGCGCTGGACGAGGAGGAGAACGAGGCCGGCGTCGGCTGTCTGGCGCTGCCGGTCTACGCGCTGTCGCCGTCGGTGCCGTCGGGTGCGCTGAGCGTCAGCGCCCTCACCTACCGCACCCCGCTGCCCACGCTGATCGACGCCGTCGACGAGGTCCGCGCGGTGCTGGGACCACTGGGCTCGGCGGGCGGGTCGGCCGCATGA
- a CDS encoding phosphotransferase codes for MSAALLDETSVVAYLRDRGVVGAGPATAAALGGGVSNVVLAVGDGRRRLVVKQALPRLRVAAEWTAPTDRTLTEADALVLAAGLTPGAVPAVVDRDDDRHVLVLEHAPPGWRDWKADLLGGTADPAVAARLGEVLARWHAGTTEPDALPPRVRAGGDAFERLRVEPFYRRVAAQTPGELGERILATADAMTARRTCFVHGDFSPKNVLVAPDGQGPGPGLWAIDFEVAHLGDPAFDPAFLLCHLSLKAVHRPASAAAYARCAAAFAAAYEGGGPAPDWPYVLRHAGCLILARVRGASPAEYLMAAERETAWRLGVDLLTGAVAGLDDLFAEVTR; via the coding sequence GTGAGCGCGGCGCTGCTGGACGAGACTTCCGTCGTCGCGTACCTGCGCGACCGGGGCGTCGTCGGCGCCGGCCCGGCGACCGCGGCCGCGCTCGGCGGCGGGGTGAGCAACGTCGTGCTGGCGGTCGGCGACGGTCGGCGCCGGCTGGTGGTCAAGCAGGCGCTGCCGCGGCTGCGCGTGGCCGCCGAGTGGACCGCGCCGACCGACCGCACGCTCACCGAGGCCGACGCGCTGGTGCTGGCCGCCGGGCTGACGCCGGGCGCCGTCCCCGCCGTCGTCGACCGCGATGACGACCGGCACGTCCTCGTGCTCGAGCACGCGCCGCCCGGCTGGCGGGACTGGAAGGCCGACCTGCTGGGCGGGACGGCCGACCCGGCGGTCGCGGCGCGGCTGGGCGAGGTGCTGGCCCGCTGGCACGCCGGGACGACGGAGCCGGACGCACTGCCGCCGCGGGTGCGCGCGGGCGGCGACGCGTTCGAGCGGCTGCGGGTCGAGCCGTTCTACCGCCGGGTCGCCGCCCAGACGCCGGGCGAGCTGGGCGAGCGGATCCTCGCGACGGCGGACGCCATGACGGCGCGCCGGACCTGCTTCGTGCACGGCGACTTCTCGCCGAAGAACGTGCTGGTGGCGCCGGACGGGCAGGGGCCGGGACCGGGGCTGTGGGCGATCGACTTCGAGGTGGCCCACCTCGGCGATCCGGCCTTCGATCCGGCCTTCCTGCTCTGCCACTTGTCGCTGAAGGCGGTGCACCGGCCGGCGTCAGCGGCGGCCTACGCGCGGTGCGCGGCGGCATTTGCCGCGGCCTACGAGGGCGGCGGCCCGGCGCCGGACTGGCCGTACGTCCTGCGCCACGCCGGCTGCCTGATCCTGGCCCGCGTGCGCGGCGCGTCGCCGGCCGAGTACCTCATGGCGGCCGAGCGCGAGACCGCCTGGCGGCTCGGCGTGGACCTGCTGACCGGCGCCGTCGCCGGTCTCGACGACCTGTTCGCGGAGGTGACCCGATGA
- a CDS encoding zinc-dependent alcohol dehydrogenase, translating into MSGSMRAVVLTGPGKCVVQEVPRPVAAPGEAVVDVERAGVCGTDAELFHGHMAYLHTGHTTYPLRPGHEWSGVVSAIGDGVDPAWLGRRVMGDTMIGDGVCRRCRRGTQHLCERRGEVGIRDGRPGALAEQIAVPVSSLHELPDSVDAVLGALVEPGGNALRAAVAAGVGEGDRLLVFGPGTIGLLVAMFARAAGAEVHLMGRTESSLRFASDLGFTHVWPEGAVPDLPFDAVVDAATASHLPAYAADVVEPGGRVVYIGLSVTPSMFDTRTLVFKDVTAIGILSASPGLAATISAYASGTVDPRPLVGATVGLDQVGAVLSGEYEVGPGPKVHVDPRLA; encoded by the coding sequence ATGAGCGGCTCTATGCGGGCCGTCGTGCTCACCGGCCCGGGGAAGTGCGTCGTCCAGGAGGTCCCGCGCCCGGTCGCCGCACCGGGCGAGGCGGTCGTCGACGTCGAGCGGGCCGGCGTCTGCGGCACCGACGCCGAGCTGTTCCACGGCCACATGGCCTACCTGCACACCGGCCACACCACCTACCCGCTGCGGCCCGGGCACGAGTGGTCCGGCGTCGTCTCCGCGATCGGCGACGGCGTCGACCCCGCCTGGCTGGGCCGGCGGGTCATGGGCGACACGATGATCGGCGACGGCGTGTGCCGGCGGTGCCGTCGCGGGACCCAGCACCTGTGCGAGCGGCGCGGCGAGGTGGGCATCCGCGACGGCCGGCCCGGCGCGCTGGCCGAGCAGATCGCCGTCCCGGTCTCGTCGCTGCACGAGCTGCCCGACTCCGTCGACGCCGTGCTCGGCGCGCTGGTCGAGCCCGGCGGGAACGCCCTGCGCGCGGCCGTGGCCGCCGGGGTCGGCGAGGGGGACCGGCTGCTGGTGTTCGGGCCGGGAACCATCGGCCTGCTCGTGGCGATGTTCGCCCGTGCTGCCGGCGCCGAGGTGCACCTGATGGGCCGCACCGAGTCGTCGCTGCGGTTCGCCTCGGACCTCGGCTTCACCCACGTCTGGCCCGAGGGCGCCGTCCCCGACCTGCCCTTCGACGCCGTCGTCGACGCCGCCACCGCCTCGCACCTGCCGGCGTATGCGGCCGATGTGGTGGAGCCCGGCGGCCGGGTCGTCTACATCGGCCTGTCCGTCACGCCGAGCATGTTCGACACCCGGACCCTGGTCTTCAAGGACGTGACGGCGATCGGCATCCTGTCCGCCTCGCCCGGCCTGGCCGCCACCATCTCCGCCTATGCGAGCGGGACGGTCGACCCCCGGCCCCTGGTGGGCGCCACCGTCGGCCTCGACCAGGTCGGCGCGGTGCTGAGCGGCGAGTACGAGGTCGGGCCAGGGCCCAAGGTGCACGTGGACCCGCGGTTGGCTTGA